The Deltaproteobacteria bacterium genome contains a region encoding:
- the lpxK gene encoding tetraacyldisaccharide 4'-kinase, whose protein sequence is MNVKRHIEAIMRGETDAGPAWIPSALSAVAFLYAAGVKLRKSAYAKSWLKTRRLDCMVISVGNLTLGGTGKTPMTIYLARLLRSYGHRVVVINRGYKGTAQERGGVVSDGKVVSMQASACGDEAFMMAGSLKNVPVLVGRDRHAVGKKAIELFNPQVILLDDAFQHVRLYRDLDLVLLDAEKPFGNGRLFPRGTLREETAALNRSSAVVLTRADGDTARQADAVGRIAPGKPVFQSRHQPFIAHVIPGKRDAGSAIRPAEESGSLQILRGRSGYLFSGIADNTRFYRTVEAAGNRVCGASFFEDHHRYAPRELETIIESAIESRAGLIVTTEKDLSRIPPGVEWPVDLVAVGVEIHFPDDTFDRYIRQRLEPLG, encoded by the coding sequence ATGAACGTAAAAAGACACATCGAAGCGATCATGCGGGGCGAAACCGATGCGGGGCCTGCGTGGATACCATCCGCCCTGTCGGCAGTAGCTTTTCTTTACGCGGCGGGGGTTAAGCTGCGCAAGTCGGCCTATGCAAAGTCATGGCTCAAAACACGCCGCCTCGACTGCATGGTCATCTCCGTCGGTAACCTCACCCTGGGGGGGACGGGCAAGACACCGATGACCATCTATCTGGCCCGGCTATTGCGGTCGTACGGACACCGGGTCGTCGTCATCAACAGGGGGTACAAGGGCACGGCCCAGGAACGGGGCGGGGTGGTGAGCGACGGGAAGGTCGTGTCGATGCAGGCTTCCGCATGTGGCGACGAAGCCTTTATGATGGCCGGGAGCTTGAAAAACGTCCCCGTGCTGGTGGGTCGCGACCGCCACGCTGTCGGCAAAAAGGCGATCGAGCTATTCAATCCTCAGGTCATTCTGCTGGATGATGCTTTTCAGCATGTCCGGCTCTACCGGGATCTGGATCTTGTTTTGCTGGACGCTGAAAAACCGTTTGGAAACGGAAGGCTTTTTCCGCGAGGCACGCTCAGGGAAGAGACGGCCGCGTTGAACCGCAGCAGTGCGGTCGTGTTGACAAGGGCCGATGGGGACACGGCGCGGCAAGCCGATGCCGTTGGGCGTATCGCACCGGGAAAGCCCGTGTTCCAGAGTCGTCACCAACCGTTCATTGCCCATGTCATTCCGGGAAAAAGGGATGCCGGGTCGGCTATCCGGCCCGCAGAGGAATCCGGCAGCCTGCAGATTCTCAGGGGCCGATCCGGGTATCTCTTTTCCGGTATCGCCGACAACACGCGCTTTTACAGGACGGTGGAAGCGGCCGGCAACCGGGTTTGCGGAGCCTCTTTTTTTGAGGATCATCATCGCTACGCTCCCAGGGAGCTCGAGACGATTATCGAGTCGGCCATCGAAAGCCGTGCCGGGCTGATCGTGACGACTGAAAAGGATCTTTCAAGAATTCCACCCGGTGTGGAATGGCCCGTGGACCTGGTGGCCGTGGGTGTCGAAATCCATTTTCCGGACGACACTTTTGACCGGTACATCCGGCAGCGACTGGAGCCTCTGGGTTGA